From the genome of Eucalyptus grandis isolate ANBG69807.140 chromosome 2, ASM1654582v1, whole genome shotgun sequence, one region includes:
- the LOC120290288 gene encoding perakine reductase-like, with the protein MEKQRIQIPRVKLGSQGLEVSRLGFGCGGLSGFWNAPVPHEAGCLLIKRAFEKGITFFDTSDAYGHDHDNEIMIGKALKELPREQIQLATKFGFAVEEGQVAIKGTPEHVRKCCEGSLKRLGIDYIDLYYQHRVDTTVPIEDTVGELKKLVEEGKIKYIGLSEASIGTIKRAHAIHPITAVQMEYSLWTREIEDELIPLCRELGIGIVAYSPLGHGFFGGKAVVESLPVESLLNTHPRFTGENLEKNKVIYRKVVDLAAKHGCTAPQLALAWALHQGDDVIPIPGTRKAENLENNIGSVAIKLSQDEMREICEVVTMNEVSGEREFEMMAKYSWRYADTPPR; encoded by the exons atggagaagCAGCGAATTCAGATTCCCAGAGTGAAGCTGGGCAGTCAGGGATTGGAG GTCTCTAGACTAGGCTTTGGATGCGGGGGACTCTCTGGTTTCTGGAATGCTCCTGTTCCCCATGAAGCTGGATGTTTACTCATAAAGAGAGCATTCGAGAAGGGCATCACCTTCTTCGATACATCGGATGCCTACGGTCATGATCATGACAATGAGATTATGATCGGAAAG GCTCTAAAGGAGCTTCCAAGAGAGCAGATTCAGTTAGCGACGAAATTCGGCTTTGCAGTGGAGGAAGGTCAAGTTGCCATCAAAGGTACTCCTGAGCATGTAAGAAAATGCTGTGAAggtagtctgaagagacttggGATCGATTACATAGACTTGTACTATCAGCACAGGGTGGACACCACAGTGCCGATAGAGGATACT GTGGGAGAACTCAAGAAGCTGGTGGAGGAAGGGAAGATAAAGTACATTGGCTTGTCAGAAGCTAGCATCGGTACAATAAAGAGAGCTCATGCCATTCATCCAATCACAGCTGTGCAAATGGAGTATTCTCTGTGGACTCGCGAAATTGAGGATGAATTAATTCCACTTTGCAG AGAACTTGGCATCGGGATAGTCGCATATAGCCCTCTAGGTCATGGGTTCTTTGGTGGGAAGGCGGTTGTTGAGAGCTTGCCCGTGGAGAGCCTGTTG AATACACATCCAAGATTCACTGGGGAGAACTTAGAGAAGAACAAAGTTATATATCGAAAAGTTGTTGACCTTGCTGCAAAGCATGGTTGCACCGCTCCTCAACTGGCCCTAGCATGGGCTCTTCATCAGGGGGATGATGTTATCCCAATACCAG GGACCAGAAAAGCTGAGAACCTTGAAAACAATATTGGATCAGTGGCAATTAAGCTTAGCCAAGACGAGATGAGAGAAATCTGTGAAGTCGTGACCATGAATGAAGTAAGTGGGGAAAGAGAGTTTGAAATGATGGCCAAGTATTCATGGAGATATGCAGATACCCCACCAAGATAA
- the LOC104423662 gene encoding perakine reductase: MEEKQRIQIPRVKLGSQGLEVSRLGFGCGGLSGIWNAPVPHVAGCLLIKRAFEKGITFFDTSDAYGHDHDNEIMIGKALKDLPREQIQLATKFGFAVEEGQVAIKGTPEHVRKCCEGSLKRLGIDYIDLYYQHRVDTTVPIEDTVGELKKLVEEGKIKYIGLSEASIDTIKRAHAIHPITAVQMEYSLWTREIEDELIPLCRELGIGIVAYSPLGHGFFGGKAIVESLPVESLLNTHPRFTGENLEKNKVIYQKVVDLAAKHGCTAPQLALAWVLHQGDDVIPIPGTRKAENLENNIGSVAIKLSQDEMREICEAVTMNEVSGEREFETLAKYSWRYADTPPR, from the exons ATGGAGGAGAAGCAGCGAATTCAGATTCCCAGAGTGAAGCTGGGTAGTCAGGGATTGGAG GTCTCAAGACTAGGCTTTGGATGTGGGGGACTCTCTGGTATCTGGAATGCTCCTGTTCCCCATGTAGCCGGATGTTTACTCATAAAGAGAGCATTTGAGAAGGGCATCACCTTCTTCGATACATCAGATGCCTATGGTCATGATCATGACAATGAGATTATGATCGGAAAG GCTCTGAAGGACCTTCCAAGAGAGCAGATTCAGTTAGCGACGAAATTCGGCTTTGCAGTGGAGGAAGGTCAAGTTGCCATCAAAGGTACTCCTGAACATGTAAGAAAATGCTGTGAAggtagtctgaagagacttggGATCGATTACATAGACTTGTACTATCAGCACAGGGTGGATACCACAGTGCCGATAGAGGATACT GTGGGAGAACTCAAGAAGCTGGTGGAGGAAGGGAAGATAAAGTACATTGGTTTGTCAGAAGCTAGCATCGATACAATAAAGAGAGCTCATGCCATTCATCCAATCACAGCTGTGCAAATGGAGTATTCTCTGTGGACTCGTGAAATTGAGGATGAATTAATTCCACTTTGCAG AGAACTTGGCATCGGGATAGTCGCATATAGCCCTCTAGGCCATGGGTTCTTTGGTGGGAAGGCGATTGTTGAGAGCTTGCCTGTGGAGAGCCTGTTG AATACACATCCAAGATTCACTGGGGAGAACTTAGAGAAGAACAAAGTTATATATCAAAAAGTTGTTGACCTTGCTGCAAAGCATGGCTGCACCGCTCCTCAACTGGCCCTAGCATGGGTTCTTCATCAGGGGGATGATGTTATCCCTATACCAG GGACCAGGAAAGCCGAGAACCTCGAAAACAATATTGGATCAGTGGCAATTAAGCTTAGCCAAGACGAGATGAGAGAAATCTGTGAAGCCGTGACCATGAATGAAGTAAGTGGGGAAAGAGAGTTTGAAACGTTGGCCAAGTATTCATGGAGATATGCAGATACCCCACCAAGATAA
- the LOC104434588 gene encoding early light-induced protein 2, chloroplastic translates to MTKEGKPDLNPSQKSKSKVSTGFTDVFAFSGPAPERINGRLAMIGFVAAIAVELSNGQDLFTQISEGGIPWFIGTSILLSVASLVPLFQGVTAESKSDGLMTSDAELWNGRLAMLGLVALAFTEYVKGGTLV, encoded by the exons ATGACTAAG GAGGGCAAGCCAGATCTGAATCCA TCCCAGAAATCGAAATCAAAG GTGAGCACTGGCTTCACAGATGTTTTCGCATTCAGCGGGCCGGCACCTGAGAGGATCAATGGTAGACTCGCAATGATTGGCTTCGTGGCAGCCATTGCAGTTGAACTATCGAATGGCCAGGACTTGTTCACTCAGATTAGTGAAGGTGGCATCCCGTGGTTCATAGGGACAAGCATTCTGCTCTCGGTCGCATCTCTTGTTCCGCTGTTTCAAGGAGTCACGGCCGAGTCTAAGTCAGATGGGTTGATGACTTCCGATGCTGAGTTGTGGAATGGAAGGTTGGCGATGTTGGGACTGGTCGCGCTAGCGTTCACCGAATATGTCAAGGGAGGAACTCTTGTGTAG
- the LOC104423653 gene encoding perakine reductase: MEEEKRFQIPRVKLGSQGLEVSRLGFGCAGLSGALNTPLSHEAACLLIKRAFEKGITFYDTADVYGQDHENEIMIGKALKELPREQVQLATKFGIASLTGAQPAIRGTPDYVRECCEGSLRRLGVDYIDLYFQHRVDTTVAIEDTMGELKKLVEEGKIKYIGLSEASIDTIKRAHAIHPITAVQMEYSLWTRDIEDEIIPLCRELGIGIVAYSPLGHGFFGGKATVESLPPESVLNMHPRFTGESLEKNKVIYKKFADLAAKHCCTAPQLALAWLLHQGDDVIPIPGTTKVKNLEDNISSVALKLSQDHMREICEVVAVNEVSGERELESFAKYSWENANTPPRQCAP, encoded by the exons atggaggaggagaagcgaTTTCAGATTCCCAGGGTGAAACTGGGCAGTCAGGGATTGGAG GTCTCTCGACTAGGCTTTGGATGTGCAGGACTCTCTGGTGCCCTGAATACTCCTCTTTCCCATGAAGCTGCATGTTTACTCATAAAGAGAGCATTCGAGAAGGGCATCACCTTCTACGATACAGCAGATGTCTATGGTCAAGATCATGAAAATGAGATCATGATTGGAAAG GCTCTGAAGGAGCTTCCGCGAGAGCAGGTTCAGTTAGCGACGAAATTCGGCATAGCAAGTTTGACGGGGGCTCAACCTGCCATCAGAGGTACTCCTGATTATGTAAGAGAATGCTGTGAAGGTAGTCTCAGGAGACTCGGGGTTGATTACATAGACTTGTACTTTCAGCACAGGGTGGACACCACAGTGGCGATAGAGGATACT ATGGGAGAACTCAAGAAGCTGGTGGAGGAAGGGAAGATAAAGTACATTGGTCTGTCAGAAGCTAGCATCGATACGATAAAGAGAGCTCATGCCATTCATCCAATCACAGCTGTGCAAATGGAGTATTCTCTGTGGACTCGTGACATTGAGGATGAAATAATTCCACTTTGCAG AGAACTTGGCATTGGGATAGTCGCATATAGCCCTCTAGGTCATGGATTCTTTGGTGGGAAGGCAACTGTTGAGAGCTTGCCCCCAGAGAGCGTGTTG AATATGCATCCAAGATTCACTGGagagagcttagagaagaacaaagttatatataaaaaatttgctGACCTCGCTGCAAAGCATTGTTGCACTGCTCCTCAACTGGCCCTAGCATGGCTTCTTCATCAGGGGGATGACGTTATCCCAATACCAG GGACCACAAAAGTCAAGAATCTTGAAGACAATATTAGCTCAGTGGCACTTAAGCTTAGCCAAGACCATATGAGAGAAATTTGTGAGGTCGTGGCTGTGAATGAAGTAAGTGGGGAAAGAGAGTTAGAATCATTTGCCAAGTATTcgtgggaaaatgcaaatactccACCAAGACAATGCGCGCCATAA